One Podarcis muralis chromosome Z, rPodMur119.hap1.1, whole genome shotgun sequence DNA segment encodes these proteins:
- the SLC25A5 gene encoding ADP/ATP translocase 2, which yields MTDAAISFMKDFLAGGVAAAISKTAVAPIERVKLLLQVQHASMQITADKQYKGIMDCVVRIPREQGFLSFWRGNLANVIRYFPTQALNFAFKDKYKQIFLGGVDKRTQFWRYFAGNLASGGAAGATSLCFVYPLDFARTRLAADVGKAGAEREFKGLGDCLVKIFKSDGLRGLYQGFNVSVQGIIIYRAAYFGIYDTAKGMLPDPKNTHILISWMIAQSVTAVAGLTSYPFDTVRRRMMMQSGRKGADIMYSGTIDCWKKIARDEGGKAFFKGAWSNVLRGMGGAFVLVLYDEIKKYT from the exons ATGACTGACGCGGCTATTTCTTTCATGAAAGATTTCTTGGCGGGCGGCGTGGCAGCCGCGATCTCCAAGACAGCGGTAGCCCCCATCGAGAGAGTCAAGTTGCTTCTTCAG GTGCAACATGCGAGTATGCAGATCACAGCAGACAAGCAATACAAGGGCATCATGGACTGTGTGGTCCGGATCCCTCGTGAGCAAGGTTTCCTGTCCTTCTGGCGTGGTAACTTGGCCAACGTTATCAGATACTTCCCCACACAGGCCCTCAACTTTGCTTTCAAAGACAAATACAAGCAGATCTTCCTGGGTGGCGTCGACAAAAGAACCCAGTTCTGGCGTTACTTTGCTGGAAACTTGGCATCTGGTGGGGCTGCTGGTGCTACCTCTCTGTGCTTTGTCTACCCTCTCGACTTCGCCCGAACCCGTCTGGCGGCTGATGTGGGAAAAGCTGGGGCTGAGCGTGAATTCAAGGGGCTTGGAGACTGCCTGGTCAAAATCTTCAAGTCGGACGGCCTTCGGGGACTGTACCAAGGCTTCAACGTCTCTGTCCAAGGCATCATTATCTACAGAGCTGCTTATTTTGGTATCTACGATACTGCAAAAG GGATGCTTCCTGATCCAAAGAACACACACATCTTGATCAGCTGGATGATTGCTCAGTCGGTTACTGCTGTTGCTGGCCTGACCTCTTATCCCTTTGATACAGTTCGGCGGCGTATGATGATGCAATCTGGTCGCAAAGGTG cTGACATCATGTACTCTGGTACAATTGATTGCTGGAAGAAGATTGCCCGTGACGAAGGAGGCAAGGCTTTCTTCAAGGGTGCTTGGTCCAACGTCCTCAGAGGAATGGGTGGTGCTTTTGTCCTAGTCTTGTATGACGAAATCAAGAAATACACATAA